GACGACAGGCTGGTCAGTTCCCAGAACACCAGCAGCAGCAGGATGTTGTCCGACAGCACCACGCCCACCATCGCGCCCTGGAACAGCAGCAGGTAGGTGTAGAACACCCCCATCGGGTCGTCCTTGGCGAGGTAGAAGCGCGCATAGACGATGATCAGCATGCCGATGCCGAGGATCAGCCCGGCGAAGAACAGGCCCAGTCCGTCGAGGAAGAAGCTCGCCTGCAGGCCGAGCGCAGGCAGCCAGTCCCAGCTCGCGGAGACGATCTCGCCACGAAACACCGCGGGCACGTGCGACATCAGCAAGGCGAAGGCGAGCAGGGTGAACGCGAAGGTGCTGGTGGCGCAGGCGCTGCGGCCGGCACGGATCATCAAGGCCGGGAACAGGGCACCGATGAAGGGCAACAGCACGATCAGGACGAGACTCATCTGGGCATCCGGCGAGGAATGGGGTGATTGCGGGCGGAAGCACCGGTCATGCAGCCGCACACGGGGCTGCGCAGCGGCCGCCAGCTCCGGCTCAAGGCGCTCGAAGCCACGCCAGCCGTGCATCCCGGGCAAAGTATATATGCAAGCGCAGCAACGCCTGCATGGTACGCTGTTTCACTAGGCGAAATCAGGGCACCCGGTTACCATTCCGCCCAAGCAATCCCTCGCACTGCATTCCACCGAGACATCCGTGTCAGCCAACAAGACCGACCCGAGCGCCAGCGCCGAAGGCAAGACATCAATCCAGGTCATCGAACGCATGATGAAGCTGCTCGACGTGCTCGCCCACCACGCCGACCCCGTCCCGCTCAAGCAGCTCGCGCTCGAGACCGGGCTGCACCCGTCGACCGCGCACCGCATCCTCGGCGCGATGACCCACAGCGGCTTCGTCGAGCGTTCGGACGCCGGCATCTACCGGCTGGGGATCCGCCTGCTCGAGCTCGGCAGCATCGTCAAGTCGCGCATCTCGCTGCGCGAGACGGCGATGCCCTTCATGCTCAAGCTGCACGCGGCGACCGGCGAGAGCGTGAACCTCGGCGTGCGCGCGGGCGACGAGATCGTCTATGTCGAGCGCACCTCCAGCGGCCGCGCCTCGGTGCGCGTGGTGCACATCGTCGGCGCGCGGGCGCCGCTGCACACCACCGCCACCGGCAAGCTCTTCCTGGTCGAAGACGGCCTCGAGCGCATCCGCGACTACGCGCGCCGCACCGGCCTGCCGGCATCGACGCCGGCCTCCATCACCACCCTGCCCGCACTGGAAAAGGAACTCGACCGCGTGCGCCGCCACGGCGTGGGCTTCGACCTCGACGAAGTCGAAGCCGGCGTACGCTGCATCGCCGCCGGCATCCGCGACGACGATGGCGAGCTGATTGCGGGCCTGTCGCTGTCGACGCCGTCCGAGCGCTTCAACCCCGACTGGGCCCCGCTCGTGCGCGAGACGGCGGATGAGATTTCGCGCGCGCTCGGCTACCTGGCGCCGCGTGCGAGCTGAGACCGCGCGCAAAGCCGCGGGACGCGGCAAAGCGGACCTCGGCGACCGCGCTCATCCGCCGCTGCCCTGAAGCGCCGCAGCCAGGCGCTGGGGAGAGGTCTGCTCGAGCCACTTGCGCACGCGCTTGGCATCGGCGGTACGGGTGTAGCGCCCCTGCGAGTCCATCAGCACCATCACCACCGGCT
This region of Thauera sp. JM12B12 genomic DNA includes:
- a CDS encoding IclR family transcriptional regulator, whose product is MSANKTDPSASAEGKTSIQVIERMMKLLDVLAHHADPVPLKQLALETGLHPSTAHRILGAMTHSGFVERSDAGIYRLGIRLLELGSIVKSRISLRETAMPFMLKLHAATGESVNLGVRAGDEIVYVERTSSGRASVRVVHIVGARAPLHTTATGKLFLVEDGLERIRDYARRTGLPASTPASITTLPALEKELDRVRRHGVGFDLDEVEAGVRCIAAGIRDDDGELIAGLSLSTPSERFNPDWAPLVRETADEISRALGYLAPRAS